From one Conexibacter woesei Iso977N genomic stretch:
- a CDS encoding DUF2334 domain-containing protein, with translation MHRHGGTIAVSLHDVEPATFERCALIRDWLNDNGVDRVTLLVIPAPDLHPFTDRRPEMADWLEECARGGDAIAQHGFQHRQARRVHGPRQFVAKLQAGECAEFVGLDIAETRRAVLAGRRLLKLAGIQPRGFVAPGYAYTGALRETLAQTFEWWAGIGRLHRVPDGTTTTAPALTLGTSTRFKRWTSPLVVRSGAAMSGDLLRLDLHPSDLDHPRCVQAVERVLRRSRDRAAVTYDELALR, from the coding sequence GTGCACCGGCACGGCGGGACGATCGCGGTGTCGCTGCACGACGTCGAGCCGGCGACGTTCGAGCGCTGCGCGCTGATCCGCGACTGGCTCAACGACAACGGCGTCGACCGCGTCACGTTGTTGGTGATCCCGGCGCCGGACCTGCACCCGTTCACCGACCGGCGGCCGGAGATGGCCGACTGGCTGGAGGAGTGCGCGCGCGGCGGCGACGCGATCGCCCAGCACGGCTTCCAGCACCGCCAGGCCCGGCGCGTGCACGGGCCGCGGCAGTTCGTCGCGAAGCTGCAGGCGGGGGAGTGCGCGGAGTTCGTCGGGCTCGACATCGCCGAGACGCGCCGCGCGGTGCTGGCCGGGCGGCGCCTGCTGAAGCTCGCCGGGATCCAGCCGCGCGGGTTCGTGGCGCCGGGCTACGCCTACACCGGCGCGCTGCGCGAGACGCTGGCGCAGACCTTCGAGTGGTGGGCCGGCATCGGCCGCCTGCACCGCGTGCCCGACGGCACGACGACGACCGCACCGGCCCTGACGCTCGGGACCAGCACCCGCTTCAAGCGCTGGACCTCACCCCTCGTCGTCCGGTCGGGCGCAGCGATGTCCGGCGACCTGTTGCGGTTGGACCTCCACCCCTCCGACCTCGACCACCCCCGCTGCGTGCAGGCCGTCGAACGCGTCCTCCGCCGCTCCAGGGACCGCGCGGCGGTCACCTACGACGAGCTCGCGCTGCGCTAA
- a CDS encoding alkaline phosphatase family protein, whose translation MPEDRLPLPSRACHECGTALAADQRYCLHCGVRVHDLPPEIAQLLGHAAPARFVGMADPEPEAVESRRSLSPRVAALAVLATLAFGSVLGTVISPAADSLASAPVVVAMAPAAAAPVAAAPVTDDTASPPADDASSDTPDTSGDTSVADDTSSADTTATDDSGDSGDGAAAAPGVYAAPKIKHVFLIVLHGHGYDESFGTSSQATYLSRTLPKQGEIIQNYYGATQGELANNIALISGQGPTLQTQANCPNYTDVTPGTASDTDGQVLGDGCVYPAATTTLPDQLLKAGRTWKAYVEDIGNGPVDQATSCRHATLGTADPLQAPRAADAYETWRNPFIYFHSLTDGTACANGDVGLGQMSLDLLSPDTTPAFSYIIPNACHDGSDTPCADGSPAGMKAADDWLKATVPTILRSKAYADGGLLAITFDQAPQTAAAGATVDSSQCCTPSMFPNLPSTTAPASTTTPASTATPASTVLPATTAVPETTSTTDPASTTAPASTTVPAVTDDSGSSPGGGKVGMLLISDAVKPGTTDVIDSFNHFAFLKSIEDLFGLDHLGYANDPAMPSFGKAVYTNSFAK comes from the coding sequence GTGCCCGAGGACCGTCTTCCCCTGCCCAGCCGCGCCTGCCACGAGTGCGGGACCGCGCTCGCCGCCGACCAGCGCTACTGCCTGCACTGCGGCGTGCGCGTCCACGACCTGCCGCCGGAGATCGCGCAGCTGCTCGGCCACGCCGCGCCGGCGCGGTTCGTCGGGATGGCGGATCCGGAGCCGGAGGCCGTCGAGTCGCGCCGTTCCTTGTCGCCGCGGGTCGCCGCGCTGGCGGTCCTGGCGACGCTCGCGTTCGGCTCGGTGCTCGGGACCGTGATCTCGCCGGCGGCGGACTCGCTGGCGAGCGCGCCGGTCGTCGTCGCGATGGCGCCGGCCGCCGCGGCGCCCGTGGCCGCCGCGCCGGTGACCGACGACACCGCGTCGCCGCCGGCCGACGACGCCAGCTCCGACACGCCGGACACCAGCGGCGACACGAGCGTCGCCGACGACACGTCGAGCGCCGACACGACCGCGACCGACGACTCCGGGGATTCCGGCGACGGTGCCGCCGCTGCGCCCGGCGTCTACGCCGCCCCGAAGATCAAGCACGTGTTCTTGATCGTCCTGCACGGCCACGGCTACGACGAGTCGTTCGGGACGTCCTCGCAGGCGACCTACCTGTCGAGGACGCTGCCCAAGCAGGGCGAGATCATCCAGAACTACTACGGCGCGACGCAGGGCGAGCTGGCCAACAACATCGCCTTGATCTCCGGCCAGGGCCCGACGCTGCAGACGCAGGCCAACTGCCCCAACTACACCGACGTCACGCCCGGCACGGCGAGCGACACCGACGGCCAGGTGCTCGGCGACGGCTGCGTCTACCCCGCCGCGACCACGACGCTCCCGGACCAGCTGCTCAAGGCCGGCAGGACGTGGAAGGCGTACGTCGAGGACATCGGCAACGGTCCGGTCGACCAGGCGACGAGCTGCCGCCACGCCACTCTCGGCACCGCCGACCCGCTCCAGGCCCCGCGCGCGGCCGACGCCTACGAGACCTGGCGCAACCCCTTCATCTACTTCCACTCGCTGACCGATGGGACCGCGTGCGCCAACGGCGACGTCGGCCTCGGCCAGATGAGCCTGGACCTGCTGTCGCCCGACACCACGCCGGCGTTCTCCTACATCATCCCGAACGCCTGCCACGACGGCAGCGACACGCCGTGCGCCGACGGCTCGCCCGCGGGCATGAAGGCGGCCGACGACTGGCTGAAGGCGACGGTCCCGACGATCTTGAGGTCCAAGGCCTACGCCGACGGCGGCCTGCTGGCGATCACGTTCGACCAGGCACCGCAGACCGCGGCCGCCGGCGCGACCGTCGACTCCTCGCAGTGCTGCACGCCGAGCATGTTCCCGAACCTGCCGAGCACCACGGCGCCCGCGTCGACCACGACGCCGGCGAGCACGGCGACGCCCGCCTCGACCGTCCTTCCCGCGACGACCGCGGTCCCGGAGACGACGAGCACGACCGACCCGGCGTCGACCACCGCGCCCGCCTCGACGACCGTGCCCGCCGTCACCGACGACTCCGGCTCCTCACCCGGCGGCGGCAAGGTGGGGATGTTGCTCATCTCCGACGCCGTCAAGCCCGGCACGACCGACGTCATCGACTCCTTCAACCACTTCGCCTTCCTGAAGTCCATCGAGGACCTCTTCGGCCTCGACCACCTCGGCTACGCGAACGACCCGGCGATGCCGTCCTTCGGCAAGGCCGTGTACACCAACTCGTTCGCGAAGTAG